The following nucleotide sequence is from Drosophila kikkawai strain 14028-0561.14 chromosome 2L, DkikHiC1v2, whole genome shotgun sequence.
cttggGCCATAGTGagcctcagcggcccaggattcctctcaagaaatatttatatttttagagacggccagaacatggacgccgaatttttaTTGAGTTTTCTAGGGAAATaatggcagcgaaaagggGCTCGTTTTAAAAGGGGAACTCTGTCTTCGGGAAATGGGAAACTTGAACGGcaaccctggcgatggccaggtgctcctcatTTTCTGCGtccgctcggttgcccagcagcgacTCTTCGACCGTTAAGACCTCCCGTCGCCCGAcgtgacccagcggcgatggcgggagACAATGCAGATTGGACGGGAGGAGAgggaaaaaggggaaaatcTTGGAgcacgtgccggcggcgaCGAGCACGTGGCTCGGGAAGACCCAGCAGTCCAatgcccacgccagatctgtgcccgggaaaacccagcggcgacaaatcccgctcccgtcccgctgccctggcccggagcttgcccagcggccacgcgaagttggtgcgggagaacgtagccaccagctcggcgagtgagtgagtaGGAGGTGAAACACTTTTGGCACGCGTCACAATTAGGGATGATTTTTGTTACGCGGAGTTTTATGCGGGGAAGAGGAACCTTGGAGCACGCGCCGGCGGCGACGAGCACGTGGCTCGGGAAgacccagcagccccgatgcccacgccatatctgtgcccgggagaacccagcggccACGCAAAGGTTGATGCGAGAGAGCCCAGCCACCAACTCGGCGAGTGGGTGAGCGGGAGGGAAGCGCTAGCGGCGTTGCTACTACGCGGAGTCTCATGTGGGTGCAAGGGAAAAAAATGATAGAGTTCACGGGTTTCGTAttcttttagtttattttatatattaactCTACATTTTTGGCTAGTTATAACTACGCCTAGCGATGCCTAACCaggccctacgccacactccagaaCTCTGACCCTGACATTTTGGCTCTTggcgggcagcgcagctttcggtCGTCGGCTTTGTTTACGCCTCTGTTTACGTTTTCGATCGtgtttatttacatgccgatcgtatttgtttttgtcccggaggggaaatgtagctgcctctgccgctgtcgcgtcggcttgcgtcggcagcggagaggggaaatgtttTGAGCGCGGCCGCGACTGTTTTAGTGCGGCCAGCTTTTGTTGTTAATGTAGGTCGCGGTCCCTACAGTCTGTCTTTAAGAAATGTGTacgcttgttttttttttttttatttaaagatgaaAAGGAagtaattttacaaaaattaggATAGTGGAAGTTTGGAGAAGGAGTCCActcccgcgggactgccgcGAAGCTATACTTCGCGGGGTGGCTGGCGGTCAGGTTGCCGCTCATCTAAGGCCCTCAGTGCGTcgggtctgctcccggcgcctTAGCTCCCTCATGATAGTTGCTGCCATGTCCGTAACCGCATCCCAGTTTGATGGGGTCTCCAGCATACACCCAATTATGGACTCGGGTGTAAGGCGACGGTTGGTTGTTGCCTCTGCTGCCTCTCTTTCCGCGCGGAAAAGCGGACACTCGAAGAAGGCGTGTTCTGCATCCTCAATGCACCGCCGCAATAGTCGCAGGATGGGTCGGCCTCGTGCTTGAATCTGTGAAGATAGGCCTTGAAGCATCCGTGGCCCGTGATCAGCTGCGTTGTGTAGAAGTCTACTTGCCCGTGACGTCTGTGTATCCACTGATCCAGATCGGGGATAAGCCGATGTGTCCAGCGTCCAGTGCTCGCGTTATCCCACCTCGCCTGCCACCTTGCGACAGTGATGCTCCTCTGGGTTCTGCTGCCCGAGTTACCGGTCCTGCGTTCCGCTGCTAGCAGGTCGATAGGGATCGATCCGGCTACCACCAGCGCAGCTTCTTCAGAgaccgtgcagaagcagctggaaATGCGCAGCGCGCAGCGTCGATACACCGTCCTGCATTGGCAGCTGTAGCTCGCAACCAGCATGGCCTCCGCCCATATCGGTGCGGCGTAGAGTAGGGTTGACGTCACAACTGTTGATATCAGCCGTCTACTGTGCTGCCTAGGACCGCgcgtgttggccatcatcctcgagatggcggcagtggccttggacgccttggccgctgcgtactccaggtgACACTTGTAGTTGAGCCTGTGGTCGATCAGGACCCCAAGGTATTTAACCGTCGGGCTGGACTCGATGGTGGTCGAGCCGACCCGGAAGTTCACCTTCTCGACAACCTTTCGGCTACTGATAAGTACGGCCTCCGTTTTCTGCTCGGCAAGGGAGAGACCGTTGTCTGCTAGCCACGACATCAGAATGTCTATCGCATGGCTACATTAAGTAGAGACGTCTAGGTGTTTCTCCACCGTGACAAGTGCGATGTCGTCTGCAAAGCCAATTACAGAGCAACCTTCAGATAGTGACAGCCTCAGTATATcgtcatacatgacgttccacagAAGTGGCCCGAGGACTGAGCCTTGGGGTACGCCTCCTGTCACGTGATGTGACTGGAGTGCTTGGAGGATTAGACTCCAGTTTGCAGAGTTGAACGCGTTTTTCACGTCTAAGGTGCATACGAGGCAGTACTTCTTGGAGCCTCCCCGCCATCTTTCGCCTTTAATGGCATTTTCCGCAAGCTGTGTTACCTCGCGGATCGCATCAATAGTGCTTCGCTTCTTGCGGAAACCGTGCTGATGGGTTGATAGGGCACCGCGCTCCTCGATTTCCCTCTCTAGTTTATTGCCTATGATGCGCTCGAATATTTTGCCAATCGTATTCAGCATGCATAGGGGCCGAAATGAGGACGGGTCATTGTTCAGCTTGCCAGGCTTCGGAATTAGCACGAGTCTCTGCTGCACAAATAGCTTCGGGTAGGCCTTCACTATGGCATGCATTGGGGATGCCATCCGGTCCGGGGGCCTTAAATGCTTGGCAGCTTGTCAGCGCGCTAAGGACTTCCTCTTCGCAGGTGGGGATCGGTTCGTCCGCAATCACGCTGGGTAGTCTTAGTGGCGGCTGTGGCGGGAACAGCGTGTCAACTATTGTTCCCAGATGCTGCTGGGAGGTTGGAGTCGGCTGCCTGGTTAGCTTACCCGTAACCATTTTGTAGGCTGAGCCAAACGGTTCTTGGTCAGCTGCATCGCAAAGCTCCTGGAAACACTTGTGCTTTCTAGTCCTGATCGCCACCTTGAGGGCCTTTTTCATTTCCCTGTACCGGGACTCGTACAGCTCCTGCGTGGTGCGTCCTCGGCTTCTTTGGCATCTCCGCCTTGCAGCGAGACATTTGCTTCTGGCTGAGGCCTTCCGCCTCCCTTAGTGGATTTCTCCATTGCCGCGTCGCAGGATGCCTTGATCGTGGCGGATATGACATCCGCGCAGGTGTTTGCCTCGCCTGTAATGGTGTTGGCATCCATGCAGCTTAGAAGCACCTCGGAGCTTAGGGTGTGCACCCTGTAGGCAGTTTCCCGGCTGGTTTGGTGTAGCTGATTGTGTCTCGTGTGGAAGACGATTGCCGCGTGGTCGCTATAGGTGAGCAGGTGGGTGACTTCCCAGTAGCTGTTCCTGGTGAGCTCCGGACTGGCGAAGGTCAGGTCAATGTATGACTCACGCCCTGACTTGCTAAATGTGCATCTTCTTCCATCATTTAGTAGGCAGACATCCAGGGTGGAAAAGGCGTCAAGGATGATAGTTCCCCGCTGGGTCGTTCTCGTACTCCCCCAAGCTGTGGACCATGCATTAAAGTCTCCAGCGATTATCACCGGTGACCGTCCGCGAGCATCTTGAGCGATCTCCTGCACTATCTCCCTGAACTCGTCTGTGTGCAAGCTCGGGGCTAGGTAGCAACTGAATATGGTTGTCCCTTGAAACTTAGCCCTGGCATAGCCAGGCCTCGTCGCCCTCTGCGCTAGGTGGCCCGGGGGCTGCCCGCAGCTCCAAATGGCTGCGCCGCCATTGGTGCTTTGCTGCCAGACTCCTTCTGGTTTTGGCCGGTAGGGCTCGCTCAGTATAGCGACGTCGATGTTCTGCTCGCTGGCCGTCTGGGACAGTAGATCTTGGGCTGATCTACAGTGGTTAAGGTTAAGTTGAAGAACCTTAACCATTGATATTACTTTTGGCCGCCTTCACGTACTCGGGGCAGATCCTGCTAAGGGTCGCGTGCTCTGCGTCTCTCGCGGTCTTGCCACCTCGCGTGCATAGAATGCATCTGGGCTTGCCCTGGCACGTATAGTGCTTGTGGCCGGTGCCTCCACATTTGAAGCATGCTTCCTGTGTGGCTTTGGCCGTAGCTTCAGAAGCGCGGCATCTTGCAGAGGTGTGACCGAAGCCCATGCATTTATAGCAGCGCCTCGGCTCCAATTTCTCCCGGATGCGGCATACTACCCATCCAATTCGGATCTTGCCCTTCTCGAGCAGTCTCCGCGCGTGCTCGGGTCTCAGGCTTACCGTCGCAATTTGCGTTCCTCCAAACGCTTTCCGCATTCTGGGCGCAGCGTCGCTTGGGATGTCGCAGTCCTCTCCCGCAAATAGTGCCATTGTGACCTCCTCCCCGCTGGTCAGGTCATCAAGATCACGGATCTCCACCTGGACCGTCTCCTGCATGACGGTCACCTTCGCCTTGCCGGAGATGGCCGTTTTGAGGGCCGCTTGCAGTTGCTGTGTGGATGGGTCGAGGGACTTCTGCATCCGTACAAGGAGTCCGCCATTGGCAGTCCTTCGCAGGCCTTGCACGCCTTCCTTGAGTCCTTGGAGTGAGGGCTCCGTCTTAACAATCCTCAGCATGTCTGCATAGGATCCTTCGCTGcacttaagggggtcttctcattgggcaacttttttttttcgattttttttttttccatttatttatagcttgggatggtgtgtatatgtccccaaaaggatttttagaaattcgaaatacgagatacagccttttttgtgaagcaagatctatgcaaaatgagcttttttcaaacttcaaacgcgtttatctcgaaaccacgtttttcgaactggcggccatgatatctccagttcaactgaacgattttcatgaaacattgtcaccattttcggctgacggaacagtttttttttttaatttgtgacggttaggtccttcctcggggctcaaggatggccagggttcgtctcagatatttatttattgtctgaggtggttgctgcaaGGAAGTTCTCGATCCGGGTTCCAGAGGAGAAAGCCGTAGTTAGGTTATACTGGgacaaacaatttattgtatatatatgggtACAAATAGGAAAACGGGATTTGTTTGGTGTTGGCCGTCGAGAGTATCTGCTCCAGTTTGCCGTACGCCGGTTCGGGTCGTCCTTCCTCGGCTGTGTTTCGTCACCCGGGGTCCGCCGTCCACTCGTCCTGTTCGAGGCGCGTTCCTTTGCCCTGGGGTCCGTTGCTCGCTTCCGGGCTGGGGCTCCGAGTAGTCTAGCTTCCTAGAGGGGCGATAGTAGTCGGCGAAGACCCTGAGGTCTTTCAGGTTAGTGCAGTATgcggaggccctgaggtcttccaccAAGGGATCGGTGGatagaggccctgaggtcttctaaggtgcGGGagttgtagaggccctaaggtcttctaaggtgagaaggttgtagaggccctaaggtcttctaaggtgacaggtttgtagaggccctaaggtcttctaaggtgagaagttggtagaggccctaaggtcttctaatatgagaagtgtgtagaggccctaaggtcttctaatatgagaagtttgtagaggccctaaggtcttctaaggggagaggtttgtagaggccctaaggtcttctaaggtgagaagtttgtagaggccctaaggtcttctaatatgagaagtttgtagaggccctaaggtcttctatgGTGAGAGGTTggtagaggcccttaggtcttctaagatcgagaagttgttagaggcccttaggtcttctaagatcgagaagttgttagaggcccttaggtcttctaagatcgagaagttgttagaggcccttaggtcttctaagatcgagaagttgttagaggcccttaggtcttctaagatcgagaagttgttagaggcccttaggtcttctaagatcgagaagttgttagaggcccttaggtcttctaagatcgagaagttgttagaggcccttaggtcttctaagatcgagaagttgttagaggcccttaggtcttctaagatcgagaagttgttagaggcccttaggtcttctaagatatatagagacttatagggaggcccttaggtcttccaatatcgagacgtacagagaggccctaaggtcttccacaagttatagacgtaagatatggtcggggtccgactattagttaccactttaccaatataccttactcgtCCTGTGCTCCTTGggcggctccttcctgttgaCTTGCTCctgtagaggacttggccgatcgccggccgaaaactgaatgccatTCCACGGCTGgcgctcgccttatatagcgctCTGGAGCGCTCGAGTGTGGCTGTCGCTCCCGAAGGaatttgccataatagtgtggccagacccttagcgggccagtgtgacctcTCTCTGTtcgtggcgcgcgcgcgcatttaaattaaactggcgctcgttttatttggtttgtttgttctttgtttttatttactccaAGTATTGTCTCTTATTtcctatgtatgtatgtaataaTGTGTGTCTTCAAGTTTTGTCTCttactgctatatatatatgtatttgttgTGTCTTCATGTTTTGTGTCTTCTTCTTAGTATCTAATATTTGTGTCTTCTTCTTATTctctaatataatatttatttatttgtgcgtTATTCGTCACACTCCCCCCTCCTTTTGTTGACGCTGTGTTCCACCAGCGTTACTTTATTGTTCCTCGACACTACTACGCGCCAGGTCATCGATCCGTCCCGCGTGATCCACGCCTGCTGTTGGCCGTACCGCTTCCGCGCCAGTCTCTCCTTGATGCCCCTCACGGCCTCCTTTGACAGCTGCGCTCCCGTCGGGATCCTCCAGCCGTGCGTGGTCTCCTCGTCTGAGTGGATCTCTATAATATCCCTGTCGGGAGAGGTGGCTGCTGGTCCTGGCGGATGTGGGCGTGCATGCTCCTTCCTCCGGCTCCCGTAATCTCCTGCCTGCCCCGGCGGGGCCTGGTATTGAGCCCGTGTCGGTGCCTGCTGCTGAACTTCTGGGCGCTgttggcggctgctgctcgGTTGCGATCGTTCGTTGGTCGGTGTTGTCGGGCGGCTTGAGTGACTGCCCTGCGGTGGCGACAGTTGGCGTACCGGCATCCGTGCTTGCCGTTGACGGCTGCTGCGCGACGGTGATCGTGTCTGCTGGCCGGCTGGTGCTATCGGTTGGTTTTGGTGGCTGCCATGCGGTCGGCTTGGGTGGCTGCCCTGCGGTGGCGACAGCTGGCGTCCCGGCATCGTTGTTTGCTGTTGGCGGCTGCTGCGTGCTGGTGATCGCGGTCGCTGGCTGGTCGGCGGCGTTGGTTGACCTGGCCGGTTTCCACGCGATGGCGAGCGTTCGTGCGCGTTGGAGCTTGCACACGCGGGTTGCGTCACCCGTATCGGCGCCTGGTGGCGTGCTGCCGTTTCGCCTGTGTTCCCTGGCTCCTGCTGCAGTGCctctgctgttttttttttgtattcttttatttgaaaaaaaacataaaacataacATTTAAGACTATAACTACATAAGTAACACAGGGTTGATGGGAAGGACAAACAGAAACAGTGTAGAGGGCCGTAtcgcgcggtaccgccgctaggcattgcttcgcgcgatATGCAGGCCGCCTACTCCGCTCGCGTCCTCCTCTCGTTCTCCATGGTCCTCAAGGTCTTCAAGACGCTGGCCACGAACATGGCTGTCGCGTCCCAGGTCACCTGGCTGACCAGCATGGTGGAAACCAGGTTGTCCACTGAGATGGCCGTACCCACGGCTTCCTCCAGCGCCTGCCGCTCATGGTGGAAACGATGGCAGTCGAAGAGTACGTGGTGCGCATTTTCTTCCACCCCGGTCCCGCATTCTGGGCAGTGATCCTCGGTGTCGTGACCGAATCGCTTCAGGTAGCTTCTGAAGCATCCGTGACCACTAAGAGCCTGAGTCAGGTGGAAGTCGACTTCTCCGTGCT
It contains:
- the LOC121503216 gene encoding uncharacterized protein; amino-acid sequence: MLRIVKTEPSLQGLKEGVQGLRRTANGGLLVRMQKSLDPSTQQLQAALKTAISGKAKVTVMQETVQVEIRDLDDLTSGEEVTMALFAGEDCDIPSDAAPRMRKAFGGTQIATVSLRPEHARRLLEKGKIRIGWVVCRIREKLEPRRCYKCMGFGHTSARCRASEATAKATQEACFKCGGTGHKHYTCQGKPRCILCTRGGKTARDAEHATLSRICPESAQDLLSQTASEQNIDVAILSEPYRPKPEGVWQQSTNGGAAIWSCGQPPGHLAQRATRPGYARAKFQGTTIFSCYLAPSLHTDEFREIVQEIAQDARGRSPVIIAGDFNAWSTAWGSTRTTQRGTIILDAFSTLDVCLLNDGRRCTFSKSGRESYIDLTFASPELTRNSYWEVTHLLTYSDHAAIVFHTRHNQLHQTSRETAYRVHTLSSEVLLSCMDANTITGEANTCADVISATIKASCDAAMEKSTKGGGRPQPEANVSLQGGDAKEAEDAPRRSCTSPGTGK